In Ogataea parapolymorpha DL-1 chromosome I, whole genome shotgun sequence, the following are encoded in one genomic region:
- a CDS encoding Conserved hypothetical membrane protein yields the protein MTTEVELETQNSRHSEEGLLEASDPDEVYYENNKKRSWLVVLGSFFGLLPVWGLANSIGVIQTQLLEYELSGVSTTTVSWIFSIYTALLQICMIFSGTYFDRHGTRLPLIVGTFMMTGSLLGFANSTKVYQSILSFSGVGIASGILSSPLMGAVSQYFPARKRATAMALAGNGGCVGGLIIPTMLRKTYVSLGFAWSMRLLALITFVCLLISIFLVKERRVVEAEEMSRKDTVIFYLTKSFNFKALRDDRKFLFCVLGCVFAEGTVLVTSSLFSFVCIKNGFSSSQAYLFVTVINIGAVVGRLLSGLLADVLFGSYNIIIFLLVITAVFNFVVWMPFKSSTGAMYTYSILYGTFYGGIYSLIPTCCSMIVKKEEFGANYATMYAITGLSLLGLNPAAAAIVGNGTSNKRTNGFIAYASALSLLGAVCISLTRVLCVGAKLKKF from the coding sequence ATGACCACAGAGGTCGAATTAGAAACGCAAAACAGCCGCCACAGCGAGGAAGGCCTCCTAGAGGCCAGTGACCCTGACGAGGTGTACTAtgaaaacaacaaaaaacGCAGCTGGCTTGTCGTATTGGGCTCTTTCTTCGGGCTGCTACCCGTCTGGGGGCTTGCCAACTCGATCGGTGTGATCCAGACCCAATTGCTCGAGTACGAACTCTCGGGCGTGTCCACTACCACTGTCTCGTggatcttctccatctACACCgctcttttgcaaatttgCATGATTTTTAGCGGCACATATTTCGACAGACACGGGACTCGGTTGCCGCTTATCGTCGGCACCTTCATGATGACCGGCTCGCTGCTCGGATTCGCCAACAGCACAAAAGTGTACCAGAGCATTCTTTCGTTCTCTGGTGTCGGAATTGCCTCGGGAATTCTCTCCTCGCCCCTGATGGGTGCTGTTTCGCAGTACTTTCCAGCCAGGAAAAGAGCCACCGCCATGGCTCTCGCCGGCAACGGCGGCTGTGTGGGCGGCCTTATAATCCCCACCATGCTGAGAAAGACATATGTCAGTCTTGGATTCGCTTGGTCCATGAGACTGCTGGCTCTGATCACGTTTGTGTGTCTTTTGATCTCGATTTTCCTGGTCAAGGAAAGAAGAGTTGTGGAGGCGGAAGAAATGTCCAGAAAGGACACTGTGATTTTCTATCTCACCAAGTCTTTCAACTTCAAGGCGTTGAGAGACGACCGCAAGTTCCTGTTTTGCGTTCTGGGCTGTGTCTTTGCAGAAGGCACGGTTCTGGTGACATCGTCGCTGTTTTCGTTCGTGTGCATTAAAAACGGGTTCTCCTCGAGTCAGGCATATTTGTTTGTCACTGTGATCAACATTGGAGCAGTCGTGGGCAGACTTCTGAGCGGCCTTCTTGCAGATGTCCTTTTCGGCAGCTATAACATTATTATCTTCCTCTTGGTCATCACTGCAGTTTTCAATTTTGTCGTTTGGATGCCGTTCAAAAGCAGCACTGGCGCCATGTACACCTACAGTATTCTTTATGGCACCTTCTATGGTGGCATCTACTCCCTGATTCCCACATGTTGCTCAATGATCGTCAAGAAGGAAGAGTTTGGAGCCAACTATGCCACCATGTATGCCATCACCGGACTTTCTCTGCTGGGTCTGAAccctgctgctgcagccaTTGTTGGTAATGGCACCAGCAACAAACGCACAAACGGTTTCATCGCATACGCCTCCGCTTTGAGCCTGTTAGGGGCTGTCTGTATCAGTCTGACGCGTGTCTTATGCGTGGGAGCCAAGCTTAAGAAATTTTAA